The genomic DNA CATGATGGCCAGGATCACGCCGGCGCACAGCAGGCCGATGCCCAGCGGCGCGCCCTGGAACAGCTTGCCGATCAGCGGCACCTGGCCCACGGTGGCGGCCAGCGGCTTCTGGAAGTACTCGCCGAAGATCGGCGAGAACACCAGCAGGCCCCACATGCCATAGACGATCGAGGGCACGGCGGCCAGCAATTCGATCGCGGTGCCGAGCGGGCGGCGCAGCCAGGCCGGCGACAGCTCGGTCAGGAACAGCGCGATGCCAAAGCTGATGGGCACCGCAATGATCAGGGCGATCAGGGAGGTGACGATGGTGCCGTAGATCGGCACCAGCGCGCCGTAGACGTCCGCGGGTGGATCCCACTCGGCTGTCCACAGGAAGCGCGCGCCGAAGGCCTCGATGGAAGGCCATGCGCTGATTGCGAGTGACACGATGATGCCGCCAAGCAGCAGCAGGGTCACGATGGCGGCGCCGCGTGTCAGGCCACCAAACAGGATGTCACCGGTACGGCTAGGCGGCCGCACTGCGGATTGATCGGATGTAGTCGCCATGATGTGGTATTGGAATTCGTTTAGTTGGCGGCTCGCCGGCTGTGCCGACCGCTCGGGGCCGATGGGCCCATCGCATTGCGTCGTGCCGCCCGCGCGGATTGCCGCGTTTGCTGCGCTGCTTCTCTACTACTGCTTCTACTGCCTTGCTGTCTTCAATGCCGCTACCGCGGTGCCTGCCCGGCGCCGTTGGGGCGCTAGGCTGGCGCGGCTGCCAGGCCAGCCCGCACATGCGGGCCGGGATGGCAGCCAACCGATCAGTTGTACAACGCCTTGCCCGAACCGTCCTTGACCG from Cupriavidus sp. D39 includes the following:
- the pstC gene encoding phosphate ABC transporter permease PstC, with translation MATTSDQSAVRPPSRTGDILFGGLTRGAAIVTLLLLGGIIVSLAISAWPSIEAFGARFLWTAEWDPPADVYGALVPIYGTIVTSLIALIIAVPISFGIALFLTELSPAWLRRPLGTAIELLAAVPSIVYGMWGLLVFSPIFGEYFQKPLAATVGQVPLIGKLFQGAPLGIGLLCAGVILAIMIIPYIASVMRDVFEVTPVLLKESAYGVGCTTWEVMWRVVLPFTRAGVIGGVMLGLGRALGETMAVTFVIGNTNLLDNASLFSPGNSITSALANEFAEAGAGLHTAALMELGLILFFITFVVLALSKILLLRLAKSEGAK